The DNA window CAATTATCGGGTTCAATGGAAACTTTAATTTCGGTACAATGACCCGCTAGTGCCTCATCAATACTATTATCTACGATTTCCCAAACTAAATGGTGTAGACCTCTTGAACCTGTAGAACCAATATACATACCTGGTCTTTTACGAACAGCTTCTAATCCTTCTAATACCTGAATTTGACTCGCTTCATATGATTCTTGCAAACCTTTTTCTTCCATAGCCATTCCATTCACCTGCTCTTTCTTACGCATTTCATAATCCGGAATTCCATTTATCAACATAACCTGTGGACGATATTTCACAATAATTTAGACATTCACAGGTGTAAGTACCTAAAAACCTATAATTTTCAGCTGTAAAAATACCAATAACATTATGCTTTAACTTTTCCATTGGAAACTTCGAAAAGACGTGCACTTTGGATGGTTTCATGTTGGATTCCTTCAACACTTGTCGTCGTAACAAAAGTTTGAACAGACCCTTTAATTGTATTCAGTAAGTGAGATTGTCTGTAATCATCCAATTCAGAGAGCACATCATCAAGTAATAACACAGGCGCTTCTCCAACTTCCTGTTTAATCAGTTCGATTTCAGCGAGTTTTAACGATAAAGCTGTGGTGCGCTGTTGCCCCTGCGAACCGTAAGTTTGAACATCGTAGCCATTAACAAAAAATTGAAGTTCGTCACGGTGAGGACCGACAAGCGTCACTCCCCGTTCAATTTCTCGTTTTCGCACTTCTATCAGTTTCTGCTCTAAAAAAGACGCCATTTCTTCCGGCGTCCATTCAGGCTTTAAACCGCTGATCGGTTGATAGCGGATTTGAAGTTGTTCCAATCCACGAGAAATACCGTGATGGATTGGTTCAGCCCATTTTTGCAAAAGCTCCATGAACTGATATCGCTTACGAATGATTTTGACAGCCGCTTCTATGAATTGTTCTGTATAGACATCGAACATAACGTCATTAATTGTTTGTTTTCCGTAATGCTGTTTCAATATATGATTTCTTTGTTTGAGGAGTTTTTGGTAAGTTACTAAATCATGCAAATAAACTGGAGAAATTTGTCCGATTTCCATGTCAATGAAACGCCTGCGCACTTGTGGACTTCCTTTTACAAGGTGTAAGTCTTCTGGAGCAAACATAACAACATTTAATTGGCCAATATAATCACTCAGTCTACGTTGTTCTAAATGATTGACTTTTGCTTTCTTACCTTTTTTTGACAAGGTGATTTCGAGGGGCAGTTTACCATATTTACGGTAAACATCAGCTTTAATTTTACCATATTCGGCTTCCCAGCGTATCAGTTCCTTGTCATTTGACGTGCGATGCGATTTAGCCATGGATAAAACGTAAAGTGATTCCATGATATTCGTTTTGCCTTGTGCATTTTCTCCTATAAAGACGTTAATCTCTGGAGAAAAATTTAGTTCTAGTGATTCGTAGTTTCGATAATTGACAAGCTCGAGGCGGTCAATCCGCATCGAAGCTCATGCCTTCAGCAGTCACGATACGAAATTCTCCAAACCCTGGAATATTGATAAGGTCACTCGGACGTAACTTACGTCCTCTACGGCTTTCAGCTTCACCGTTTACAAAAACTTCGTGTTCCCCTAAAAACCATTTAGCCATTCCACCTGAACTTATTGTATCCGTCATTTTCAATAATTGTCCCAGTGTTATATATTCAGTCTCAATCCCGATTTCTCTCAAAATGCACTCATCCTTCGATTCATAGTCTATCCCTCTATTTTACCCTATTTTAGCTAAAAAGTAAAAAGGATAGCCTATATGGCTATCCTGAGGGTGTGATTTAATTTTAATATGTTCGGACAGGAAGAATTAGCTGCAAAATCGAATCATCTAAAGCTGATTTTAAAATGAAAGGACGCATTGCCCCAGTAAACTGAATAATAACATCTTGTCCATCAATTGCTTTTAGCGCATCCATCATAAATTTCGCGCTGAAAGAGATTTTTAATTCTTCTCCTTCGATGCTTTGTGCTTGTAGCTGTTCTTCTACTTTACCTACTTCTGGTGAATTAGAAGAAACTTCTACTTCATTTCCTGCTTTCGCAGAGAAACGCACGACATTATTGCGTTCTTCTCTTGCTAACAAAGACGCACGATCGATTGCTTGTAAAAGGGAACGTCCGTTAACAGTTACAGTCGTTTTGTATTCTGCTGGGATTAAGCGAGTAGTGTCAGGATAATTTCCTTCTAATAGACGAGAGAAGAAAAGAATGTGTTTTGATTTAAATAAAACTTGTTGATTTGTCATGACGATTTCTACTGCTTCAGAAGTGTCATCAAGAATTTTATTTAATTCAGTCAAACTTTTTCCAGGGATAACAACGCTATACTCCCCTTCTGGTAGTGTTTCTAACTTTGTTTTTCGACGTGCCAGACGATGGCTGTCGGTTGCCACACAAATAAGTTCGCCATCTTTTACTTCCCAATGAACACCTGTGAGTACAGGTCGTGTTTCTGAACTTGATACAGCAAAGACTGTTTCACGGTTGATTGTTTTTAGTAAATCGGCTGGAATTGTAAACAAACGATCGTCTTGAATGTCTGGTAATTGTGGATAATCCATTGCGTCCAAGCCGATTAAATGAAATTCAGATTTTCCTGAACGAATATGCGTTTGGAAATTTCCTGTGATTTCAATTTCAACTTCGTTAGTTGGCAATTTACGAATGATTTCTCCGAAAACCTTCGCTTGAAGAACAATGCTTCCTCCTTCAGTTACCTGAATGATTTGCTCTCCATCTTCTTCTGCTGGAATAAATGTTTGGATCGTGATATCAGAGTCACTACCAGTTAATCTCATTCCTTCTGAAGATACATCCATTTTAATTCCTGTTAAGATCGGAATCGTTGTTTTTGAACTTACTGCTTTCATTACATCGTTTAATCCTTCAACTAATCGTTCACGTTTTATCTCGAATTTCATTCTCGAACCTCGCTTATATATATATTTTATTTAAAGGCTTTTAAAGTAATAGTAGTAGTAGGGGCTGTGAATATGTGGATAAGCCTTAAAAAGTCAACAAAAGCAGTTTATCCACATGTAGATAAACTGTGCATAAACTGCTTGCTAATTTATCGGGTTATCCACAAGGTATTTACTTGCCCAATGCGTTTTTGATGTCCTTAACATCTTGTTGAAGTTGCTGATTGTCTTTTAACATTTTTGAAATTTTATCGTGAGCGTGAATGACGGTTGTATGATCACGTCCACCAAATTCTTCTCCAATTTTAGGCAAAGAGAAATCAGTCATCTCACGTGACAAATACATCGCAACTTGACGCGGATATGCGATATCTTTTGTGCGACGTTTTGTTTTAAAATCTTCTAATTTAACGTTGAATTGATCACCAACAGCATGTTGAATGTCTAAAATTGTAATAACTTTTGGCTTTGAGTTTGGCATGATATCTTTTAAAGCTTCAGCAGCGAGCTCAGCGCTCATATCACGATTAATCAAAGAAGAGTAAGCCACAACGCGGATTAATGCTCCTTCAAGCTCACGAATATTCGAATCTATAGAATTCGCAATATACGTCATGACGTCATTTGGAATATCCAGTCCATCCGCTTTTGCTTTTTTGCGCAAAATAGCGATACGGGTTTCCAAATCAGGTGGTGTAATGTCTGTAATCAATCCCCATTCAAAACGAGAACGCAATCGATCTTCTAGTGTAGGAATCTCTTTTGGCGGTCGGTCACTTGAGATAATTATTTGCTTGGACTCTTCGTGCAGCGTGTTAAACGTATGGAAAAACTCTTCCTGTGTTTGTTCTTTCCCCGCTAAAAACTGAATATCGTCAATTAAAAGAATGTCGACACCTCTGTATTTATCGCGGAACTCGCCCGTTTTATTGTCACGTATTGAGTTAATAAATTCGTTTGTAAATTTTTCCGAAGACAAATAAACCACTTTCGCATTCGGATTGTGTTCGAGGACGTAATGTCCAATAGCATGCATTAAATGTGTCTTACCAAGTCCAACTCCCCCATAGATAAACAGCGGGTTATAAGCTTTTGCGGGTGCTTCGGCCACGGCCAAAGAGGCGGCATGCGCAAAGCGGTTGCCTGAACCAATTACAAACGTATCGAAAGTATATTTAGGATTCAGCATGCCAGGCAAAAACTCTTGCTGCTGGTCTTGACCCGGTTTAACGCGAGGCGCAGGGAGTTGAAAATCATCCATATCCTGATCTTTGGGCACAACAAACTTAATCATCATATCATCGCCAGTGGAATCTGATAAAATTCCGGTGATCAAGTGTACATAATGGTTTTCCAACCAATCACGTGCAAAAGAATTGGGCGCTGAAATGGTGACTGTATCATCCTGATAGGATAAAAGTTTTGTTGATTTTAACCACGTTTCAAAACTTGGTTTGGAGATTTTAGTTTCAACTTGGGCTAAGACACTCGACCAAAGTTCGTCTAAGTGTTCCAATAGCTCTTCTCCTTTATATTTAAACTATATTTTAAAGTATATCATACACAAAATCACAGCTTGTGGATAACATTCATAAACAAGGTGGGGAATAACTGTCCACACCTTACCCACAATTTGTGGATAACTTATTTAGAGTGAAAACTATTAACAAGTGAAAACAAGTTAATGTTACCAAAAAAGAATAGACAATACAAGAAGTTCTTTAAGTTATCCACATAACTTTTTTTCTGCACATATAAACTATCCACAAGGGGTTCGTATGTTAAAAAACTGTAGATAAGGCTTGTGGATAATTATTTTCATCGTAAAAATAGTAAACAGGAGGCTAAGAGATACAGTTACAAATTGTGTATAACTTAATCAATAAGGAAGAAGAGGTTTTTGAGTTGTTTTTTAATGAGACATTGACATTTATAGCCTTGCGCCTTTATAATAGTCGAGACTGTCTTTAGATAAATAGTTAACTCTCAATATAGGAGGTGTCATATATGACATTACGCACATACCAACCAAATACACGTAAGCATAGCAAAGTACACGGCTTTAGAGCACGTATGAGCACGAAGAACGGACGTCGCATTATCGCAGCTCGTCGCCGTAAAGGAAGAAAAGTATTATCAGCTTAAGTCCACTGACCGCATCAGTGGTCTTTTTTTTCTTTTCTGCTTGATTTTGGCGAAAAGGTATTAAAATAAGCAGGTGAAAGAATGAACAAGGATCAACGGATCAAGAAGAATAAAGAATTTCAGCAAATCTTTAAAAAAGGAAAATCCTTTGCGAATCGGCAGTTTATTGTTTATGTGCTAAAGAGTGAGCAGCCAGAGTTTCGCATAGGACTATCCGTCAGTAAAAAAGTAGGAAATGCGGTAGTACGTAACCGGGTGAAACGTTATATCCGGCAAACTTTCTTGGAATTGAAAGACGAACTATTGCCGAATGCAGACTACATTATCATCGCCCGACCACAGGCGGCCACATTGGATTTTCATGAAAGCAAGAAAAGTCTCGAACATGTATTGAAGATTGCCCGTACATTGCCGAAGAAGTAGAAGACTAGTCAGAATAGATGTTATTATAGAAGTAATTGAAATTAGTTTGGGGGAAGAAGGGTGAATAAGAAATTAGTTCTGCTTATTTCATTGATCGCGGTAGCCTTGCTGCTTTCGGGTTGTACAGAGTTCGATCAGCCGATTAGTGATCAAAGTGAAGGATTTTGGAATGAATTTATTGTCTGGCCACTGGTATCAACTATTAAATTCTTTAAAGGTTTACTAGGAACTTACGGCTTCGGGATTATTGCTGTTACGATCATCATTCGATTGGTCATGCTGCCATTAATGATCAAACAGACGAAGAGTTCGAAACGTATGCAAGAAGTACAGCCTGAACTTGTTAAGTTAAAAGAAAAATACAAGTCAAAAGATGCTGTCACACAACAGAAATATCAAAAAGAAATGATGGCTTTGTTCCAAGAAAGAGGCGTCAATCCAATGGCGGGTTGTTTGCCTGTTTTGATTCAAATGCCGGTACTGATCGGTTTTTATCACGCAATTAGTCGTATGAATAATACGCCTGAAATCGATTTAGGGTCATTCCTTATTTTTCCATTAGCAGAACCGAGTATTATTTTAGCGGTAATTGCTGGATTGATGCAATTTGTCGTATTGCGTACTGGACCAGCAATGGATAATCCTCAAATGAAAATTATGATGTATTTCATGCCGGTAATGATTATCGGATTTGGTATCGTGTTGCCATCTGCATTGACATTGTACTGGGTAATTGGGAATGTTATTTCCCTTATTCAAAACTTGGTTATTTATCGTCCATGGGAGAAAAAAGAGACACAACAGCCTGTTAAAACGAAAGCAGGAGGGGCTAAAAAGTGAAACAGATTACGCAAACGGGTTTAACTGTTGAAAACGCGATATCTGAAGCATTAGAAACACTCCAAGTTCCACGTGAAGAAGTTACAATCCAGGTCATTCAGCAAGAAAAGAAAGGGTTTTTCGGTTTTGGTGCTAAAAAAGCAGAAGTTGAAGTTACCGTAATTGAAAAAACAGCTGCTCCTGAAAATAGTGACACACTCGAACAAACGACTGAAATTTTTGAAATACCTGGAGAATTGCTTGAAAAAGAAGGAGAAAAGGAAGAAGTTCCTGCGCTCTCTAACGAACAAGCCATTGAAGAAACAAAAAACTATATTCAATCCATTGCTAAAGGCATGAAAATTGAAGATTTATCGATTACACATGAACAGCGTGGCAAAAAAGTCAGTTTTTATCTTGAAAGTGAAAAAGTAGCGATGCTGATCGGCAAACGAGGACAAACCTTAAATTCCCTTCAGCAACTAGCTCAATTGGTTGCCAATAAATATTCAAATCAATTTATGATGATTCAACTAGATGCTGAGAATTATCGTGAACGTCGCCAAGAGACGCTAGAACAATTAGCAGATCGAATGGCAGACAAGGCAATTCGGACCGGTGGGCGTGTTCAGTTTGAACCAATGCCATCCTCTGAACGAAAAGTCATCCATCAGACATTATCAAGACGTTTAGACATCGATACGCATTCGGAAGGCAAAGATCCAAACCGCTACCTAGTCATCAAACCTCATAAATAATAAAAAGCCCGCCAATTTGGTGGGCTTTTTTATGCCAAATTGACGAAATTTATCAAAATGGAGCTCTGTGTCTTTTGATTTGGAGTGGTTTATGCTAATGTAATATGTTAGAAAGCCACGTTCATTTACTGGTTGTCCACATGTGGACAACTTTTTTTAAGCGAAAATAAAGCTGTGAATATATATTTTGATCATTAAGCTGCCTCGCTGTTCTGTTTTTATCCACAGAGCGAGCGATGCTGTTTTTCAACTGTCAAGCTATATCGGTCTGCAAAACAGCCGCTGTCGCTTTTCTTAAGAGGAGGAAGCATCATGGAATTCGATACAATCGCTGCCATATCGACACCGAGTGGAGAGGGAGCAATCGCAATTGTCCGCTTGAGTGGTCCTGAAGCTGTTGCAATTGCGGACAAGCTGTTTCGGGCTCCAAGCAAAAGAGCGCTAGCTTCCCAAGTAACGCATACAATCCATTACGGACACCTTGAAGATCCAACAACAGGAGAAGTAGCGGAAGAAGTCATGGTATCGCTCATGAAAGCACCAAAAACCTTTACCCGTGAAGATGTTGTAGAAATTAACTGCCACGGCGGAATTGTGTCGGTCAATCGTGTGCTTGAATTGGTACTACGTGCAGGAGCAAGACTTGCCGAACCAGGTGAGTTTACGAAACGAGCATTTTTAAATGGCCGAATCGATTTATCTCAAGCAGAAGCAGTGATGGACTTGATTCGTGCAAAAACGGATCGTGCCATGGATGTTGCACTTAACCAAATGGAAGGCAAGTTATCAAAACTAATTGGCACATTGCGCCAAGCTTTACTTGAATCGATTGCTCAAATGGAAGTCAATATCGATTATCCAGAATATGACGACGTAGAAGAAATGACACGTCCAATTATGCTAGAAAAATCGAAGTGGGTCCGTTCGGAAATTGATAAACTGTTGCAGACCTCATCACAAGGAAAAATCTTGAGAGAAGGACTTTCAACTGTTATTTTGGGGCGCCCCAATGTTGGGAAATCTTCGCTATTAAATAGCCTTGTTCAAGAGAATAAAGCCATTGTCACCGAAATAGCGGGAACAACCCGTGATATAATAGAGGAATACGTAAATGTCCGTGGTGTTCCATTGCGTTTAGTTGATACAGCTGGGATTCGCGAAACGGAAGATATTGTCGAACGGATTGGTGTTGAGCGCTCAAGAAAAGTACTAAAGGAAGCAGATTTGATTCTTTACGTGCTGAATTACGCAGAAACGCTGACTCCAGAAGATGAGTTGTTGTTTGAAACAGTTAAAGACATGGACTATATCGTTGTTATTAACAAAACCGATTTGCCGCAGAAAATAGATTTAGGTCAAGTACAGAAGCTTGCAGGCGATAAATTGCTTGTAACGACTTCGTTAATCGAAGAAGAAGGCATCGACCAACTTGAAGAAGCGATAGCTGCTCTATTTTTCCAGGGAGAAATAGAGGCCGGGGACATGACTTATGTGTCCAATGTGCGCCACATTGCATTGCTGCACCAGGCGCACAAAACCATTTCAGACGCTATAGAGGCCGCTGAAATGGAAGTTCCCGTAGACATGATTCAAATTGACGTTACTCGAACATGGGAAATTCTTGGGGAAATTATTGGAGACACCGCAGATGATGGCCTCCTTAACCAATTATTTTCTCAGTTCTGTCTAGGGAAATAAAACTCGAAGGGAATGAACGAACATGCCACAATATGAAGCAGGTACGTTCGATGTCATCGTTGTAGGAGCAGGACATGCAGGAGCGGAAGCTGCTCTTGCCTCTGCACGAATGGGCGCTAAAACGCTTGTTTTGACGATGAATTTGGATATGATCGCATTTATGCCTTGTAACCCATCAATTGGTGGGCCGGCGAAAGGTATTGTTGTACGTGAAATTGATGCACTTGGCGGAGCCATGGGACGCGTGATCGATAAAACACACATTCAAATGAGAATGTTGAATACCGCTAAAGGACCAGCTGTACGTGCACTACGCGCACAAGCTGATAAAGTGCTCTACCAGCAGGAAATGAAGCGTCTGATGGAAGAAGCCCCAAATTTAACCTTGCATCAAGGGATAGCTGAGGAACTAATTGTTGAAGACGGTAAAATTCAAGGGTTGATCACACAAGTAGGAGGCATTTATCGTGCCAAATCAGTCGTTATCACGACTGGAACATTTCTGCGTGGTGAAATTATCATTGGCGATTTGCGTTACTCAAGTGGGCCAAATAATCAGCAACCTTCCATTAAATTGGCAGAAAATCTAGAAAAACTTGGATTTGAAACAGTCCGCTTTAAAACGGGAACACCTCCGCGCGTTAACAGTAACAGCATTGATTACAGCAAAACTGAAATTCAACCTGGAGACGATGTACCTCGCGCTTTCAGTTATGAAACGACAGAATATATCACGGATCAACTGCCATGCTGGTTAACTTATACAAATGAGCAAACGCATCAAGTAATTGATGATAATTTACACCTATCACCGATGTATTCTGGAATGATCAAAGGAACGGGTCCGCGTTATTGTCCTTCAATTGAAGACAAAGTCGTTCGTTTTAATGACAAACCACGTCACCAGATCTTCTTAGAACCTGAAGGGCGTAATACGCGCGAGGTTTACGTACAAGGTCTTTCAACAAGTTTGCCTGAACATGTCCAACGGAAGCTGTTAGAATCGATTCCAGGGCTTGAGAAGGCTGAAATGATGCGTGCAGGTTATGCCATCGAGTATGATGCCATCGTTCCGACGCAATTATGGCCAACATTAGAGTCAAAACAAATTGAAAATCTTTATACGGCTGGTCAAATTAACGGAACGTCTGGCTACGAAGAAGCAGCTGGTCAAGGACTAATGGCGGGAATCAATGCAGCAGCGAAAGTTCTCGGCAAAGAAGAAGTTATTTTGAGTCGTTCTGACGCGTATATCGGTGTCTTAATTGATGATTTGGTAACAAAGGGGACAAACGAACCTTATCGTTTGTTAACATCTCGTGCAGAATATCGCTTATTGCTTCGTCATGACAATGCAGATATGCGTTTAACGGAACTGGCTTATGCAATCGGCATGGTTAAAGAAGAACGCTATGTGAAATTCCTTGCGAAAAAAGAGCGTATTGAAGAAGAAATTAAGCGTTTGAGAGGCATTATGATAAAGCCAAACGAAACGACTCAGCAAGTGATTCGTGACGCAGGCGGCAGTGAATTGAAAGACGGTATTCGCGGAGCGGATTTATTGAAACGTCCGGAAATGACTTATGACATGATTTCACAACTGACAGCTTCAACGATAGAATTGGAAGCTGAAGTAAAAGAACAAGTCGAAATCCATATTAAATATGAAGGCTATATCGAGAAGTCGTTGCAACAAGTCGATAAACTTAAAAAAATGGAGAACAAAAAAATTCCTGATAATATTGATTATCATGCGATTTCCGGAATTGCGACTGAAGCTCGAGGTAAACTTGCAGAAGTTCGTCCGCTGTCTATCGCACAAGCTACTCGCATCTCAGGTGTGAATCCGGCTGACATATCCATCTTATTGGTGTATATTGAACAAGGAAAGATTGCGAAAATCTCAGTATGACAGTAAAGCCATAAGCTAGACAACAGAATGGGCTGGCTCACACCAGCTCATTTCTTTTTTACATAAAAAACTTGCAAGAAGGGGGAAGTCAGTTTGAACGAACAACAGTTTAAAGATGCTCTCAGTGAAAAAGGAATCTTCTTGACTGAACAACAACTAGAGCAATTTCGTATTTATCATAAGGCATTGGTCGAATGGAACGAAAAAATGAATCTTACAGCCATAACCGAACAACCCGCTGTCTATTTAAAGCATTTTTACGATTCGATTACAGCAGCATTTTATTTAGATTTCACAAAATCAATGAAAATTTGTGACGTGGGTGCCGGAGCCGGATTTCCCAGTATCCCATTAAAAATTTGTTTTCCACATATCGAAATTACAATCGTTGATTCTTTAAACAAACGAATTCAGTTTTTAGAGCATTTAAGTAAAGAGCTTGAGTTGACCAAAGTGCAATTTATTCATTCAAGAGCAGAAGATTTCGGACAGTCTATTCACCGCGAAAAATACGATGTCGTAACGGCTCGTGCTGTAGCTCGTTTGTCAGTGTTAGCCGAGTTATGTGTGCCTTTAGTTAAAAAGGGCGGAGTTTTTGCAGCAATGAAAGCTGCTTCAGCGGCGGATGAATTGGAAGATGCGGAAAAAGCATTGCAGAAACTTGGCGTAAAACTAGAAGCTGTTCACTCTTTCTTGTTGCCTATAGAGGAAAGCGAACGGTACATTCAAGTCTTTAAAAAGTTCAAAGACACACCAAAGAAATATCCGCGAAAAGCTGGAATTCCAAACAAATCACCTATCTCTTAATGTTTCACGTGAAACATTTAAAAATAACAGCGATCAAGATTTAACAGCTAAGTGAGCTTGTAAAAGGTGGTGCTTGAAGGTGAAAAGTCCTTTTTCACGTTTCTTCGGAGGCGGCGATAAAGCAAATGAGACAGCAAAAAAAGAAGCGGTAGAACACAAGTCTTCAGAAGAAGTACTCAAATTACCGCTCGACAAAATACATGCAAATAAATTTCAGCCAAGAACAATTTTTGATCAAGAAAAAATTGAAGAACTTGCACGGACAATTCATGTTCATGGAGTGATTCAACCAATCGTAGTTAGGAAGTCTGAAGTTGAAGGAGAGTATGAAATCATTGCAGGAGAACGTCGTTTTCGTGCAATGAAATCACTCGAATGGACAGAAGTGCCAGCCATCATCCGGAATTTGAGTGACAAAGAAACTGCGTCTATAGCTTTGATTGAAAATCTTCAGCGTGAAGAGCTTACCTCGATAGAAGAGGCACATGCTTATCGTAATTTACTTGATATACAAGAAATTACGCAGGAAGCTTTGGCGCAGCGTCTAGGTAAAGGACAGTCGACAGTTGCCAACAAGCTACGGTTACTAAAGTTGCCTGAAGAAATTCAAACGGCATTGTTAAAGCGATTACTAACAGAACGACATGCTAGAGCATTGTTACAAGTAAAAGATGCAGAGCAGCAAAAAAAGCTGTTTGATGAAACGATTGAAGAAAGTTTAAATGTAAAGCAATTAGAGATAAAAGTCAGTAAGTTGCTTTCAAATGAGCCAAAAAAATCAAAGGCCCGAAGAAAAGCAATTAGCAGAGATATGCGAATTGCAATGAACACGATTAAAGAATCACTGAGTATGGTTACTAAAAGCGGCATTGATTTAACAACAGAAGAAGAAGAATACGAAGAATATTATCAAATCACAGTAAAAATTCCGAAAAAAAAATCATGAGAAGCTCTTTCCTGTATGGAAAGAGTTTTTTTAATGGCTCCATCGTCGTATTGTTGAAAAATTTTGATACAATAGAAAAATGGAAGCTAGTATAAGTCAAAGTTATGATTTTTGTCTATAATTATTCCTTGAAAATGCTGTGCTTTATAAGTAATAAAATAGCTAAAACAAAGATTCCGCAGTAAAATAAAGAAAGTAATAGAGAAAGTTGGTGCAAGTGTGGGTAGAACTATTGCGATCGCCAATCAAAAGGGCGGCGTAGGAAAAACAACGTCTTCAGTAAATTTAAGTGCCTGCCTTGCATATTTAGGCAAAAAAGTTCTTTTAATAGATGTAGATCCTCAAGGAAATGCGACCAGTGGGGTAGGAGTCAACAAAGGCGACGTGGATAAATGCATTTACGAAGTGTTAATTGACGATATAGATGTGAAAAGCACAATAATGGAAACAAAAGTGGAGAATCTACATGTAGTTCCGGCGACAATTTCTCTTGCTGGAGCTGAAATTGAATTAGTTTCTACCATTTCAAGAGAAGCTCGCTTGAAAAATGCACTGGAAGAAGTCAAAGATATGTACGATTACATAATCATCGATTGTCCACCTTCATTGGGATTACTAACTTTAAACTCTTTAACAGCATCTGATGCAATTATTATTCCGGTACAGTGTGAATACTATGCATTAGAAGGGTTGAGCCAATTATTGAGCACAATTCGCTTAGTGCAAAAACATTTAAATCACGATTTGATGATTGATGGTGTCTTATTGACCATGTACGATGCACGAACAAACCTAGGGATGCAAGTAATTGATGAAGTGAAAAAATACTTCCAAGATAAAGTTTATAAAACAATTATTCCTAGAAACGTAAGATTGAGTGAAGCACCGAGCCACGGAGAGCCAATTATTATCTATGATCCAAAATCCAGAGGCGCAGAAGTGTATTTAGAATTGGCGAAGGAAGTGATTGATAATGGCTAAAGGTTTAGGGAAAGGCATCAATGCGTTGTTTCCAGGAGAGGCAAGCAATGATGCAGACAAAGTAAATCAACTTAATACAAGTGAAATTCAAGCAAATCCGTATCAACCACGAAAATTTTTCGATCAAGCAGCTTTGGAGGAGTTGGCAGAATCTATTAAAGAACATGGGATTTTGCAGCCGATTGTTGTAAGAAAAGTGGGAGAAAAATATGAACTGGTTGTTGGTGAACGTCGTTTCCGGGCAGCAAAATTGATTAAGTTGAAAAAAGTTCCGGCGATTGTTAAAGAGTTGACGGACCAACAAATGATGGAACTTGCTATATTGGAAAACCTTCAACGAGAAGATTTAACG is part of the Planococcus kocurii genome and encodes:
- the jag gene encoding RNA-binding cell elongation regulator Jag/EloR, translating into MKQITQTGLTVENAISEALETLQVPREEVTIQVIQQEKKGFFGFGAKKAEVEVTVIEKTAAPENSDTLEQTTEIFEIPGELLEKEGEKEEVPALSNEQAIEETKNYIQSIAKGMKIEDLSITHEQRGKKVSFYLESEKVAMLIGKRGQTLNSLQQLAQLVANKYSNQFMMIQLDAENYRERRQETLEQLADRMADKAIRTGGRVQFEPMPSSERKVIHQTLSRRLDIDTHSEGKDPNRYLVIKPHK
- the mnmE gene encoding tRNA uridine-5-carboxymethylaminomethyl(34) synthesis GTPase MnmE; the encoded protein is MEFDTIAAISTPSGEGAIAIVRLSGPEAVAIADKLFRAPSKRALASQVTHTIHYGHLEDPTTGEVAEEVMVSLMKAPKTFTREDVVEINCHGGIVSVNRVLELVLRAGARLAEPGEFTKRAFLNGRIDLSQAEAVMDLIRAKTDRAMDVALNQMEGKLSKLIGTLRQALLESIAQMEVNIDYPEYDDVEEMTRPIMLEKSKWVRSEIDKLLQTSSQGKILREGLSTVILGRPNVGKSSLLNSLVQENKAIVTEIAGTTRDIIEEYVNVRGVPLRLVDTAGIRETEDIVERIGVERSRKVLKEADLILYVLNYAETLTPEDELLFETVKDMDYIVVINKTDLPQKIDLGQVQKLAGDKLLVTTSLIEEEGIDQLEEAIAALFFQGEIEAGDMTYVSNVRHIALLHQAHKTISDAIEAAEMEVPVDMIQIDVTRTWEILGEIIGDTADDGLLNQLFSQFCLGK
- the mnmG gene encoding tRNA uridine-5-carboxymethylaminomethyl(34) synthesis enzyme MnmG; protein product: MPQYEAGTFDVIVVGAGHAGAEAALASARMGAKTLVLTMNLDMIAFMPCNPSIGGPAKGIVVREIDALGGAMGRVIDKTHIQMRMLNTAKGPAVRALRAQADKVLYQQEMKRLMEEAPNLTLHQGIAEELIVEDGKIQGLITQVGGIYRAKSVVITTGTFLRGEIIIGDLRYSSGPNNQQPSIKLAENLEKLGFETVRFKTGTPPRVNSNSIDYSKTEIQPGDDVPRAFSYETTEYITDQLPCWLTYTNEQTHQVIDDNLHLSPMYSGMIKGTGPRYCPSIEDKVVRFNDKPRHQIFLEPEGRNTREVYVQGLSTSLPEHVQRKLLESIPGLEKAEMMRAGYAIEYDAIVPTQLWPTLESKQIENLYTAGQINGTSGYEEAAGQGLMAGINAAAKVLGKEEVILSRSDAYIGVLIDDLVTKGTNEPYRLLTSRAEYRLLLRHDNADMRLTELAYAIGMVKEERYVKFLAKKERIEEEIKRLRGIMIKPNETTQQVIRDAGGSELKDGIRGADLLKRPEMTYDMISQLTASTIELEAEVKEQVEIHIKYEGYIEKSLQQVDKLKKMENKKIPDNIDYHAISGIATEARGKLAEVRPLSIAQATRISGVNPADISILLVYIEQGKIAKISV
- the rsmG gene encoding 16S rRNA (guanine(527)-N(7))-methyltransferase RsmG, whose protein sequence is MNEQQFKDALSEKGIFLTEQQLEQFRIYHKALVEWNEKMNLTAITEQPAVYLKHFYDSITAAFYLDFTKSMKICDVGAGAGFPSIPLKICFPHIEITIVDSLNKRIQFLEHLSKELELTKVQFIHSRAEDFGQSIHREKYDVVTARAVARLSVLAELCVPLVKKGGVFAAMKAASAADELEDAEKALQKLGVKLEAVHSFLLPIEESERYIQVFKKFKDTPKKYPRKAGIPNKSPIS
- the noc gene encoding nucleoid occlusion protein: MKSPFSRFFGGGDKANETAKKEAVEHKSSEEVLKLPLDKIHANKFQPRTIFDQEKIEELARTIHVHGVIQPIVVRKSEVEGEYEIIAGERRFRAMKSLEWTEVPAIIRNLSDKETASIALIENLQREELTSIEEAHAYRNLLDIQEITQEALAQRLGKGQSTVANKLRLLKLPEEIQTALLKRLLTERHARALLQVKDAEQQKKLFDETIEESLNVKQLEIKVSKLLSNEPKKSKARRKAISRDMRIAMNTIKESLSMVTKSGIDLTTEEEEYEEYYQITVKIPKKKS